From Anomalospiza imberbis isolate Cuckoo-Finch-1a 21T00152 chromosome 6, ASM3175350v1, whole genome shotgun sequence, one genomic window encodes:
- the LSP1 gene encoding lymphocyte-specific protein 1 isoform X1, giving the protein MSDSEGCQEGAEGVSQVGDESPEENERLTAQWSVEDEEEAARERRRREREKQLRSQAEEGLNGTVPCSESVALAQENHYDFKPSGTSELEEDEGFGDWSQKLEQRKQRSPRQSYKEEDSGVREAEVKLEQIQLDQGSPEENMVIREEERLCQEEEVVQEQQKEEEQAEQEEKKRRRNDGEKEEETPEKRQKAPSLASLEEEELCSDHTAVCSTKITDRAESLNRSIQKSNSIKKSQPPLPVSKIDDRLEQYTQAIETSTKAPKPVRPPSLDLPTTSMMVASTKSLWETGEVTAQSTMKPSACKDIVAGDIVSKRSLWEQKGNPKPESSIKSIPSGKKYKFVATGHGQYKKVLIDDAAEQ; this is encoded by the exons GCTGACAGCGCAGTGGAGCgtggaggatgaggaggaggcggcgagggagcggcggcggcgggagcgggagAAGCAGCTGCGGTCCCAGGCAGAAGAGGGCCTGAATGGCACCGTCCCCTGCTCAGAGAGcgtggccctggcacaggaaaaCCA CTATGACTTCAAGCCATCTGGGACTTCAGAGCTGGAGGAAGATGAGGGGTTCGGTGACTGGTCCCAGAAGCTCGAGCAGCGCAAGCAGAG GTCTCCAAGGCAGTCCTACAAAGAAGAGGACAGTGGTGTGAGAGAAGCTGAAGTCAAACTGGAGCAGATCCAGCTGGATCAGGGAAGCCCAGAGGAGAATATGGTTATCAGAGAGGAAGagaggctgtgccaggaggaaGAAGTTGTTcaagagcagcagaaggaagaggaacAAGCTGAGCAAGAG GAAAAGAAGAGAAGGCGAAATGatggagagaaggaagaagaaacacCAGAGAAACGCCAGAAGGCCCCAAGCCTTGCCAGcctggaagaggaggagctgtgctctgATCACACTGCGGTGTGCTCCACAAAG ATCACGGACAGAGCTGAGTCGCTGAACCGCTCAATACAGAAAAG CAACAGCATAAAGAAGAGTCAGCCTCCTCTCCCTGTGTCGAAGATTGATGACAGGCTGGAGCAGTACACACAGGCTATTGAG ACCTCCACAAAGGCTCCAAAACCTGTCCGGCCGCCCTCTCTCGACCTTCCCACCACGAGCATGATGGTTGCCAGCACAAAAAGCCTCTGGGAGACGGGGGAGGTCACAGCTCAATCTACAATGAAACCCTCAGCCTGTAAG GATATCGTGGCTGGAGACATCGTGAGTAAAAGAAGCCTTTGGGAACAGAAGGGGaatcccaaacctgagagcagTATCAAA TCCATTCCTTCTGGCAAAAAGTACAAATTTGTTGCAACAGGCCACGGCCAGTACAAGAAGGTGTTGATAGACGATGCTGCAGAGCAATAG
- the LSP1 gene encoding lymphocyte-specific protein 1 isoform X2 has translation MTSAILRRNSSKQGLQNLIRLTAQWSVEDEEEAARERRRREREKQLRSQAEEGLNGTVPCSESVALAQENHYDFKPSGTSELEEDEGFGDWSQKLEQRKQRSPRQSYKEEDSGVREAEVKLEQIQLDQGSPEENMVIREEERLCQEEEVVQEQQKEEEQAEQEEKKRRRNDGEKEEETPEKRQKAPSLASLEEEELCSDHTAVCSTKITDRAESLNRSIQKSNSIKKSQPPLPVSKIDDRLEQYTQAIETSTKAPKPVRPPSLDLPTTSMMVASTKSLWETGEVTAQSTMKPSACKDIVAGDIVSKRSLWEQKGNPKPESSIKSIPSGKKYKFVATGHGQYKKVLIDDAAEQ, from the exons ATGACCAGCGCGATCCTGAGGAGGAACTCCAGCAAGCAGGGCCTGCAGAACCTCATCAG GCTGACAGCGCAGTGGAGCgtggaggatgaggaggaggcggcgagggagcggcggcggcgggagcgggagAAGCAGCTGCGGTCCCAGGCAGAAGAGGGCCTGAATGGCACCGTCCCCTGCTCAGAGAGcgtggccctggcacaggaaaaCCA CTATGACTTCAAGCCATCTGGGACTTCAGAGCTGGAGGAAGATGAGGGGTTCGGTGACTGGTCCCAGAAGCTCGAGCAGCGCAAGCAGAG GTCTCCAAGGCAGTCCTACAAAGAAGAGGACAGTGGTGTGAGAGAAGCTGAAGTCAAACTGGAGCAGATCCAGCTGGATCAGGGAAGCCCAGAGGAGAATATGGTTATCAGAGAGGAAGagaggctgtgccaggaggaaGAAGTTGTTcaagagcagcagaaggaagaggaacAAGCTGAGCAAGAG GAAAAGAAGAGAAGGCGAAATGatggagagaaggaagaagaaacacCAGAGAAACGCCAGAAGGCCCCAAGCCTTGCCAGcctggaagaggaggagctgtgctctgATCACACTGCGGTGTGCTCCACAAAG ATCACGGACAGAGCTGAGTCGCTGAACCGCTCAATACAGAAAAG CAACAGCATAAAGAAGAGTCAGCCTCCTCTCCCTGTGTCGAAGATTGATGACAGGCTGGAGCAGTACACACAGGCTATTGAG ACCTCCACAAAGGCTCCAAAACCTGTCCGGCCGCCCTCTCTCGACCTTCCCACCACGAGCATGATGGTTGCCAGCACAAAAAGCCTCTGGGAGACGGGGGAGGTCACAGCTCAATCTACAATGAAACCCTCAGCCTGTAAG GATATCGTGGCTGGAGACATCGTGAGTAAAAGAAGCCTTTGGGAACAGAAGGGGaatcccaaacctgagagcagTATCAAA TCCATTCCTTCTGGCAAAAAGTACAAATTTGTTGCAACAGGCCACGGCCAGTACAAGAAGGTGTTGATAGACGATGCTGCAGAGCAATAG